The genomic stretch aatagCTCCCACAGCCCTTCTTGGCTGCCCCAAGTGGTCACGCAGGTCGGAGGCCTCTCCCTGAGCTCGGTCCTTGTGTCCAGCACAGCCAAGGTGGTGTTCTGTGGAGCTCAGAGGCCTCCTCCAATGCTCCCCGAGGGGCTCCATCTACCAGGGCAGAAGGGTGGGCCTTCCGAGTGAGGACCCAGGAGCAGGGTGGGCAGCCCACCCACCCGCGGGTGATCAGGAAGGGCTTCGCAGAGGCAGGGCTGGCCAAgcaaggaggagaggggaggggcaaGGGCTGTGGAGACAGATGGGGGTGGAGGACTTTGAGCCTCCACCTGCAGACCTctggggagagagagggggatCCAAGGAGAGGCCAGCGCGGCCAGTGAGAGCACTCTGGACAGGGGTCCTGGGAACTGTACCCAGGCGCAGATTATGGGTTTAGGGGACCCTGTTCCTTAAAGGgccaggaaacaaaacaaatgatgAAGGCTGGGGGCGGCGACCGGGCTCAGGGCCAGGCTGGGTCGGGTTACTGCAGCACAGCCTCGGGTTGGATCCTGTCAGTAGGTCAGGCAGGCTGGGGTAGAGGTGCTGAGGGGCACCAACCATGTCCCAGTTCCCTTGCCCACCCTTGCCTGTCAGCCCCCAGCCAGGGATCCTGGGGCGGCTGGAAGGACTCACCCCTCCCATCCCACTGGTAACTCAAAGCGGGGGCAGGTACCAAGCCCGCCCGCCCGAGCAGGAGGGACCTCCCTGAGAGAAAGCCTTATGCTAGGACCCCTCAGCCCTGCCTGGGTGCCCGGAGGATAGCAGCTtggtgggatgggggcagggaaggTGTGGGCACGGAAGAGGGTGGACTTGCAGGAACGCCTCCCCCTGTCCCCTCTTCCTGTGCCgggctctgtttctctctcttatccttcCACGTCCGTCTCCGAGTCTTCGAGCAGAGGCCCCAGGTGCATCTCCAGGCCAAAGGTCAGAGGACAGCAGAGTGGGCCCTGAGCGTGTGACCGACAGCCCTGGCTGCCGGACCCCATGTGAAGCCACTAGCTCCTCCTGCCCCCTCAGGAGTCAACAGTGGGACCTGGGCTTGCTGTCCCAGTGGGCCTCCCCCGGGGAGCAGCTCACATCACAACCTCATGAATAACTCAGCAGCCCCTGCTGCCTGTGTCTCTGTAGAAACCTGTGTCCTCCGGGCcaccccctgccctcccaccccaccccatcgcTTGAAACTTTAATTGGCTGAGGCTCAGTGGCTATTGAGCAGTCTCCAGGGAGCAGGGACAGGATGTCCTGGGCAGGGAGAGCTTGGGCTGAGCTCTCCCGGGAGAAGGCTAGCAGTGGAGGGCCCCGTGGGGCAAGCCCAGGTCCCCAGAGCTCTGGAAGCTaaggaaggaatgtggctgggcAGGAGTCCCAAAGGTGACCTCCAGCCTCACAGGCCTCCAGGGAAGGAGGAGTAAGCTGGGCGAGGTCACCTTGGGGCTGGGAGCTCACCAGGAGAGCTGTGAGACAGGGTTGCAGATAAACGAAAGGGTTACAAGCCCAGAACCTCAGTGCCCAGGAACTGCCACCCTGAAGGTGGACCTCCAACAGGGGACCATCCAGGAGGACAGAGCCCTCCAGGACGAGTCTGGGGACGGCCGCATGGACATCCCCACTGGCAGCAGGGACTTCCGCTGCCTGCAGCTGGCCTGCGTGGCCCTCGGCCTGGTGGCCGGCAGCATCATCATCGGCATCTCCGTGTCCAAGGCCGCGGCTGCCGTGGGTGGTGTCTTTATTGGCGCTGCGGGTCTGGGTGAGCAACTGCTGGGCTGGGGTAGGGAGGAGGAGATCCTGGAGGGAAGCAGGTGAAGGGCTGGGTCAACAGGAAGTGAGTTGGGGAGAATGGAGGCTGGAGGTATGAGAGAAGCAGCTATGGGGGGTATGAGGGTGGGGAAGGTTGGGGGAGGTTCCTTGCCAAGGGCTGCTGGGGGTGAGGGGACTGTGTAACAGGGAGCTGGATGTCACAGTCCTTTCTGGCTGCTCTCCCTCTGGCTCCCGGGTTTGTGGTGGAATTCACAGCCTGTTTGGGGTGGTGCAATGGGGATCAGGCAAAAGGACAGAATTCCCAGCAGGATcctccttgggccaagagagaaTCCAGATCAGACAAAGGatgtccttttcttttccatatgtCTCAGCAGCATATCTGTCTGTCCACCTGTCCATCTGGGCTAGTTCCACTAATAGCCCCACAGTGATCTGACCACCATCCcttgccccaccccacctccctgggcCAAAAGCAGAACCAGAGGCACCAGGCTGGGTGGGCTCTGGGCATCGTGCCTGTGAATTCCAGCCAAGGGCGGAGTGGGCAGGGAAGGACCCACTCTtctgccaccccctccccaggtccAGGCGGGAGGACCGTGCTCAGGAACCCCCAGCCTAGCTGTAGTCCTGCCCTGAGGGTGCGCCCcaggggagggtgggggcaggggagaggtgGTGGTGCCTGTGTCCAGCCAGCTGAGAGGGCAAGGAAGCCAACCTGCCCTGCACCTGGGCAGGTGGAGACTGGGAACTTCACAGCCTGCGGCCCCTTCCCCAGAGAGGccctgctcccctggcccctccTGGGGCTGGGTGTTGGGACCAGGGACAGAAGCCCCAGGCGGCCCCTCTGAGGctcaggggtgggatggggagccGCACcgctcactcactcactcacaggCTCACGCTTGCACACCCTCAGTCCCCTCCCTGCACTCCCACATCACCCTCACAAACCACCCCCAGGCTCTCACCCACCCACAGCCTCATGCACCTCAACTAGCCAGACCCCCTTCCCAGCACAGAACCCCTCTGTGCCCCTCTTCTCAGGGCTCCTCATCTTCGTCTACCCCTTCCTGAAGGCTCGGTTCAACTTGGACCACCTCCTGCCTAATATAGGTAagttttctccccccacccccagaagacCCCTCTGCCAAGGACTGTGCAAGACCCTTTGTCTGCAGGTCTGTACCCACTGTGTGGCTGAGCGCAGCCACGTGGGTGACAGCTCTTGGCTGCGTGTGTTGGAGTTTCTGTGTGTCTGGGTTTTGCAAGCGTTGCCATGACTACAGCGCAGCACAATcctggctgctggctgctgcctgCCACAAAGGCGCCCAAGCCTTGGAACTCCCAACTCCTTGAGAAATCCTCCAACTCCCCCAAACCGCCAAGATCTCCAGATCCCCCCTCCTCATCCCTGAGCCCCCACGCAGGCCTTCTGTCTTCCTTAAGACCCCAGGACACCCGTAGAGCCCCCCACCTCATCTCGGCTCCCCACAAATAGACCCCCATCTCCACCAAACCTGTGGAGCTGTACATATCCCCTAGTTCTCCCCAGGGTCCCCACCTCCTTAAAACCTCTGCCATCTTCTCCT from Choloepus didactylus isolate mChoDid1 chromosome 2, mChoDid1.pri, whole genome shotgun sequence encodes the following:
- the KNCN gene encoding kinocilin, translated to MDIPTGSRDFRCLQLACVALGLVAGSIIIGISVSKAAAAVGGVFIGAAGLGLLIFVYPFLKARFNLDHLLPNIGSLRTHPHPGPDHGEGGSSANGNKEGARRSLSTVSRTLEKLKPGGRGAEEG